The Clostridioides difficile genome has a segment encoding these proteins:
- a CDS encoding NlpC/P60 family protein has product MDKVSWSGDYKSPSRTLEFSIIQSSFDMNFQQIDIPIASTICFYVDEKELFRGMIINRSKDSSSNEISFVSKDMGFLLTQSEVSYNFKDKLVEDIAKQVLAENKLAVGTIAKTNVNYTKMFIGVNGYDTIMSAYTEASKKTKKKYMIEANLDKFNVIEKGTVTLSVMFEEGFNIINTTFSESMENVKNKVIVVDQYGSKISEKVDSEIFKEVNVIMQKVIQQQENQDVDVNSEFKGIEKSCSLRGYGDVSCITGRGVKVKDSYTKLVGLFYIDTDKHTWQNGEYQIELELNFQNLMDEKSAGQDEPKEESNLGGEGYTGGTEFTAEFTAYCPRKEEGGDTDCRDKKLDPSKKTCAAPMIGKYEQTYYTKEFLNKHPLLNYGDEIQIITSVSGRDGVYKVNDVGSAITIEKNGTYHIDILFGNVEEASKFGRRKGKIIIGGYTGNISDKAKTVISEAKKHLGKPYKWGGNGPNSFDCSGLMVYCFKKVSINLPRTARQQGTKGKAVNKVSLQTGDLVFFSKNGPEGEITHVGMFIGNGEFIHAPHEGDVVKISKLNGSYYTKNFVTAQRVL; this is encoded by the coding sequence GTGGATAAAGTTTCTTGGTCAGGAGATTATAAGTCTCCATCAAGAACACTAGAATTTTCAATAATCCAATCCTCTTTTGATATGAATTTTCAACAAATAGATATACCAATAGCTAGTACAATTTGTTTTTATGTAGATGAAAAAGAGCTTTTTAGAGGAATGATAATTAATAGGTCTAAAGATTCAAGTAGTAATGAAATTAGTTTTGTATCTAAAGATATGGGATTTCTACTTACACAAAGTGAAGTGTCGTACAATTTTAAAGACAAGTTAGTTGAAGATATAGCAAAGCAAGTCTTGGCTGAAAATAAGCTTGCAGTTGGGACAATAGCAAAGACTAATGTCAATTATACTAAGATGTTTATAGGAGTAAATGGATATGATACTATAATGAGTGCATATACAGAGGCAAGTAAGAAGACAAAGAAAAAGTATATGATAGAAGCTAATTTAGATAAGTTTAATGTTATTGAAAAAGGAACTGTTACACTAAGTGTTATGTTTGAAGAGGGATTTAATATTATAAATACTACTTTTTCAGAAAGCATGGAAAATGTAAAAAATAAGGTGATAGTAGTAGACCAGTATGGAAGTAAGATTAGTGAAAAAGTAGACAGTGAAATTTTTAAAGAAGTAAATGTAATAATGCAAAAAGTAATTCAGCAACAAGAAAATCAAGATGTAGATGTGAATAGTGAGTTTAAAGGTATAGAAAAAAGCTGTTCTCTCAGAGGTTATGGAGATGTAAGTTGTATAACTGGTAGAGGGGTAAAAGTTAAAGATTCCTATACAAAGCTTGTAGGGTTATTTTATATAGATACAGATAAACATACATGGCAAAATGGAGAGTATCAAATTGAACTTGAACTAAACTTTCAAAATCTTATGGATGAAAAGTCAGCAGGTCAAGATGAACCTAAAGAAGAAAGTAATTTAGGAGGAGAAGGTTATACAGGAGGAACAGAATTTACAGCAGAGTTTACAGCTTATTGCCCTAGAAAAGAAGAAGGTGGAGATACAGACTGTAGAGATAAAAAACTTGATCCATCTAAAAAAACTTGTGCTGCTCCTATGATTGGTAAATATGAACAAACTTACTACACAAAAGAATTTTTAAATAAACATCCTCTGCTGAACTATGGAGATGAAATACAGATAATTACAAGCGTTTCTGGACGCGACGGAGTGTATAAAGTAAATGATGTAGGATCTGCAATAACTATAGAAAAGAATGGAACATACCACATAGATATTTTATTTGGAAATGTTGAAGAAGCTAGTAAATTTGGAAGAAGAAAAGGAAAGATTATTATTGGTGGTTATACTGGTAATATATCTGATAAAGCTAAAACAGTAATATCAGAAGCAAAAAAACATCTAGGCAAGCCTTATAAATGGGGTGGGAATGGACCAAATAGTTTTGACTGTTCTGGGTTAATGGTTTATTGCTTTAAGAAAGTTAGTATTAATCTTCCAAGAACAGCAAGACAGCAAGGTACAAAAGGCAAGGCAGTAAATAAAGTAAGTTTGCAAACGGGAGATTTAGTTTTCTTTTCAAAAAATGGACCTGAAGGTGAAATAACACATGTTGGTATGTTTATTGGAAATGGAGAATTTATCCATGCTCCACATGAGGGTGATGTGGTAAAAATAAGCAAGCTAAATGGTAGTTATTACACTAAAAACTTTGTGACAGCTCAAAGAGTTTTATAA
- a CDS encoding phage portal protein — MSENGLSKNINIVDLLLNADTENLERPSTIVELKRLSNVFGQEFKVMCRALTISKDEEIQNTCLKIDENMKTDIDLPEMQMLTVIEGICDLDGNLLFKNKELMSKFKAPTPKELARKLLLPGEITNLYRILQDVMGYGKNAVIEEVKN, encoded by the coding sequence ATGAGTGAAAATGGATTATCAAAAAATATAAATATAGTAGACTTACTTTTAAATGCAGATACAGAAAATTTAGAAAGACCAAGCACTATAGTTGAACTAAAAAGATTATCTAATGTATTTGGACAAGAGTTTAAAGTAATGTGTAGAGCATTGACAATAAGTAAAGATGAAGAGATACAAAACACATGTCTTAAAATTGATGAAAACATGAAAACAGATATAGATTTACCAGAAATGCAAATGCTTACAGTTATAGAAGGTATATGTGATTTAGATGGAAATCTTTTATTTAAAAACAAGGAATTAATGAGTAAATTTAAGGCTCCAACTCCAAAGGAATTAGCGAGAAAGTTATTGTTACCAGGTGAAATTACTAATTTATACAGAATCCTTCAAGATGTAATGGGTTATGGTAAAAATGCAGTAATAGAAGAGGTAAAAAACTAA
- a CDS encoding phage tail tube protein, protein MANMEARNVMSGTWGELWLDGDKVAEVKKFQAKMEFTKEDIIIAGQMGTDTKYMGYKGKGSITLYHVSSRMHKLIGEKIKRGSEPRFVAISKLNDPDSYGAERIAVKNIAFDDLTLADWEVGVKGEIEAPFTFTEYDFLDII, encoded by the coding sequence ATGGCAAATATGGAAGCTAGAAATGTAATGAGTGGTACTTGGGGAGAACTTTGGCTTGATGGAGATAAAGTAGCAGAAGTAAAGAAATTTCAAGCAAAGATGGAATTTACAAAAGAAGATATTATAATAGCAGGTCAAATGGGAACTGATACGAAGTATATGGGATATAAAGGAAAAGGTTCAATAACTTTATATCATGTTAGCTCAAGAATGCATAAGTTAATTGGAGAAAAGATAAAAAGAGGTTCTGAACCTAGATTTGTAGCTATATCTAAGTTAAATGACCCAGATTCTTATGGAGCAGAAAGAATAGCAGTAAAAAATATCGCTTTTGACGACTTAACTTTAGCTGATTGGGAAGTTGGAGTAAAAGGAGAAATAGAGGCTCCTTTCACATTTACTGAGTATGATTTCCTTGATATAATTTAG
- a CDS encoding phage tail sheath subtilisin-like domain-containing protein, which yields MAIGLPSINISFKELATTVKERSARGIIAVLLKDTKALGFNEIHEKEDIPTDLSAENKDYINMALMGNVNAPNKVLVYVLGEEEEVQSALNFLETKEFNYLCMPKAIEADKTVIKSWIIKFRDTDKVKVKAILGKVAGNHEGIINFTTEDVLVGTKKYSAEEFTSRIAGIIAGTPLSQSITYTKLSDVIDIPKSTKADAESKVNNGELILIKEAGAIRIARGINSLTDLTEEKGEMFQKIKIVDTLDIIHSDIRKVIIDDYIGKVTNSYDNKCILIVAIKSYLEELEKSVLIESNSTVEIDFEAQKSYLKSKGIDLSYMTSQEIKEANTGSKVFLKATIKALDAMEDIDLSIEI from the coding sequence ATGGCTATAGGATTACCAAGTATCAATATATCATTTAAGGAGCTAGCTACAACTGTTAAAGAGCGTTCAGCTAGAGGAATAATTGCAGTATTGCTTAAAGATACCAAAGCACTAGGATTTAATGAAATACATGAAAAAGAGGATATACCAACTGATTTATCTGCTGAAAATAAAGACTATATAAACATGGCTTTGATGGGAAATGTCAATGCACCAAATAAAGTATTAGTTTATGTGTTAGGAGAAGAGGAAGAGGTTCAAAGTGCCTTAAACTTTTTAGAAACTAAAGAATTCAATTATTTGTGTATGCCTAAAGCAATAGAAGCTGATAAGACTGTTATCAAAAGTTGGATAATTAAATTTAGAGACACAGACAAAGTTAAAGTTAAGGCTATATTGGGTAAAGTAGCAGGAAATCATGAGGGAATAATTAATTTTACTACAGAAGATGTACTAGTTGGAACAAAGAAGTATAGTGCTGAGGAGTTTACTAGTAGAATAGCTGGTATTATAGCAGGTACACCTTTAAGTCAATCAATAACTTATACTAAGCTTAGTGATGTTATTGATATACCTAAAAGTACTAAAGCTGATGCAGAGTCAAAAGTTAATAATGGAGAGCTTATCCTTATTAAAGAAGCTGGAGCTATAAGAATTGCTAGAGGAATAAATTCTTTAACTGATTTAACTGAAGAAAAAGGCGAGATGTTTCAAAAAATCAAGATAGTTGACACTTTGGATATTATACATAGTGATATAAGAAAGGTAATCATAGATGACTATATAGGAAAAGTTACTAATAGTTATGATAATAAATGTATATTAATAGTAGCTATAAAAAGTTATTTAGAAGAGCTAGAAAAATCTGTTCTTATAGAGTCTAATTCTACTGTTGAAATAGATTTTGAAGCACAAAAATCGTATCTGAAATCAAAGGGAATAGATTTATCTTATATGACATCACAAGAAATAAAAGAAGCAAATACTGGTTCTAAAGTATTTTTAAAAGCAACAATAAAAGCACTAGACGCTATGGAAGATATAGATTTATCAATAGAAATATAG
- a CDS encoding helix-turn-helix domain-containing protein, which yields MFAKRLRELRKEFGFTQRELGEKVGVSQRVLGYYETENRFPDEHILNKLADVFNVSVDYLLGRTLVKENIDTVAAHRKNPHEDLPEEAQEQLNDYIEFLLNKYKKK from the coding sequence ATGTTTGCCAAAAGATTAAGAGAACTTAGAAAGGAATTTGGATTTACTCAAAGAGAACTTGGCGAAAAAGTAGGCGTTTCTCAAAGAGTTTTAGGATACTATGAAACAGAAAACAGATTTCCTGATGAACATATTTTAAATAAATTGGCTGATGTATTTAATGTATCAGTTGATTACCTTCTTGGAAGAACCTTGGTTAAGGAAAATATTGACACTGTTGCGGCACATAGAAAAAATCCACATGAAGACTTGCCTGAAGAAGCTCAGGAACAACTTAATGATTATATAGAATTTTTACTAAATAAATATAAAAAAAAATAA
- a CDS encoding peptidylprolyl isomerase — MEKKVLVTVGEKEITNIDIENALKSLDPYQAMQFKTEEGKKHLLNDLVNQELFFLDAKDEKLDEEEVFKLEMKKIEANVLKQFAINKVLSSVDVTEDEKVKFFEANKSSFSKPESATAKHILVDSDEKAKEIFAQIKSEEISFEDAAVKHSSCPSKDMGGDLGTFGRGQMVPEFEEAVFSMAKGEVSEPVKTQFGYHIIKLEDLQESTESTFDEVKDEVEKSLLYQKQNEVYGNKINALNAKYGNLVKYND, encoded by the coding sequence ATGGAAAAAAAAGTTTTAGTAACAGTTGGAGAAAAAGAAATAACTAATATCGATATTGAAAATGCATTAAAATCATTAGACCCTTATCAAGCAATGCAATTTAAAACTGAAGAAGGAAAAAAACATTTATTAAATGATTTAGTAAACCAAGAATTATTCTTCTTAGATGCTAAGGACGAAAAATTAGATGAAGAAGAAGTATTTAAGTTAGAAATGAAAAAAATAGAAGCAAATGTATTAAAGCAATTTGCTATAAATAAAGTTCTATCTAGTGTTGATGTAACAGAAGATGAGAAAGTAAAATTCTTTGAAGCTAATAAGAGCTCTTTTTCTAAACCAGAAAGTGCAACTGCTAAACATATACTAGTAGATAGTGATGAAAAAGCTAAAGAAATATTTGCTCAAATAAAATCAGAAGAAATATCTTTTGAAGATGCTGCTGTTAAACATTCTTCTTGCCCATCTAAAGATATGGGTGGTGATTTAGGAACATTTGGTAGAGGACAAATGGTTCCTGAGTTTGAAGAAGCTGTATTCTCTATGGCTAAAGGTGAAGTAAGTGAACCAGTTAAAACTCAATTTGGATACCATATAATAAAGTTAGAAGACCTTCAAGAAAGTACAGAATCTACATTTGATGAAGTTAAAGATGAAGTTGAAAAAAGTTTATTATACCAAAAACAAAATGAAGTTTATGGAAATAAAATAAATGCTCTTAATGCTAAATATGGAAATCTTGTAAAATACAACGACTAA
- a CDS encoding CBS domain-containing protein: MNILFFLTPKSEVAYIYEDYTIRQALEKMEYHKYSAIPIISKEGKYIGTITEGDFLWTLKNDLNLDLKGLEDVPVTDINRKMDNSPVSINADIEDLVIKSLNQNFIPVIDDQDTFIGIIKRRDVIGYCYEIIRGYKNLADDN; encoded by the coding sequence ATGAACATATTATTCTTTCTAACACCAAAAAGTGAAGTAGCATATATATATGAAGACTACACTATAAGGCAAGCCCTAGAAAAAATGGAATATCACAAATACTCTGCAATTCCGATAATAAGCAAAGAAGGTAAATATATTGGAACTATAACAGAAGGTGATTTTTTATGGACATTAAAAAACGACTTAAATCTGGACCTAAAAGGATTGGAAGATGTTCCAGTAACAGATATCAATAGAAAAATGGATAATTCTCCTGTTTCCATCAATGCAGATATTGAAGATTTAGTAATAAAATCTTTAAATCAAAATTTTATTCCTGTCATAGATGACCAAGATACATTCATTGGGATAATAAAAAGAAGAGATGTAATAGGTTATTGTTATGAGATAATACGTGGATATAAAAATTTAGCAGATGATAATTAG
- a CDS encoding cold-shock protein, whose protein sequence is MKTGVVKWFNNEKGFGFISVEGEGDVFVHFSAITGDGYKSLEEGQSVEFEVVDGAKGPQAANVVRL, encoded by the coding sequence ATGAAAACTGGTGTAGTTAAATGGTTTAACAACGAAAAAGGATTTGGATTTATATCTGTAGAAGGTGAAGGAGATGTTTTCGTACATTTCTCAGCTATAACAGGAGATGGATACAAGTCATTAGAAGAAGGACAAAGTGTTGAATTCGAAGTAGTAGATGGAGCTAAAGGTCCTCAAGCTGCTAACGTAGTTAGATTATAA
- a CDS encoding amidase domain-containing protein, whose protein sequence is MKILKNKNKYIKGIMAFVFLSLATTAGVFLINDLSMKNMKEKVIESATVEGDDVKDQYKLLLENLFDYRNKAILEKNENILKGLYETEKKFGLWAYENEVKKMKYLENWSSKQGVKFKDIKTRVKIKKIKEKEKDLYGIICSVSTEYKYSYENQKDKENVFRIGTYHYLNVKIIDNQYVITKEWYTDPFADSLNLENIKSDDIRSYIGQQNAVELQLTEEQKKAIDYAHKYCGAAADEEHGMTFNPNYRDYNPEGGDCANFASQIMFESGKFKKNSIWNYSERAGTKAWVNAQAFKNYALYSGRGSLIAKGSYEDVYKEAYNLRPGDFVGYEKKGRITHVSTVTGLDSRGYPLVTCHNTDRMLVPWDLGWSDKSIRFHIIKINY, encoded by the coding sequence TTGAAAATACTGAAAAATAAAAATAAGTACATCAAAGGTATAATGGCATTTGTATTTTTATCTTTAGCTACTACAGCAGGTGTATTTTTAATTAATGATTTAAGTATGAAAAATATGAAAGAAAAAGTTATAGAATCTGCTACTGTTGAAGGTGATGATGTAAAAGACCAGTATAAGTTATTGCTTGAAAATTTATTTGACTACAGAAATAAGGCAATATTGGAGAAAAATGAAAATATTTTAAAAGGTCTTTATGAGACAGAAAAAAAGTTTGGTCTTTGGGCTTATGAAAATGAAGTAAAAAAGATGAAGTATTTAGAAAATTGGTCTAGTAAGCAAGGTGTAAAGTTTAAAGATATAAAGACAAGGGTCAAAATTAAAAAAATAAAAGAAAAAGAAAAAGACTTATATGGCATAATATGTTCTGTATCAACTGAGTATAAGTACTCATATGAAAATCAAAAAGACAAAGAAAATGTATTTAGAATAGGTACATATCATTATCTAAATGTAAAAATCATAGATAATCAATATGTCATAACTAAAGAGTGGTATACAGACCCTTTTGCAGATTCTTTAAATTTGGAAAATATAAAATCTGATGATATAAGAAGCTATATTGGTCAACAAAATGCTGTAGAGTTACAGCTTACAGAAGAGCAAAAGAAGGCTATAGATTATGCACATAAATACTGTGGAGCAGCAGCAGATGAAGAACATGGTATGACGTTTAATCCAAATTATAGAGATTATAATCCAGAAGGTGGAGATTGTGCCAATTTTGCATCACAGATAATGTTTGAAAGTGGAAAGTTTAAGAAAAATTCAATTTGGAATTATAGTGAAAGAGCAGGAACAAAAGCATGGGTAAATGCACAAGCTTTTAAAAATTATGCTCTCTATAGTGGAAGAGGCTCATTAATAGCTAAAGGTTCTTACGAAGATGTTTACAAAGAAGCTTATAATCTACGTCCTGGAGATTTTGTAGGTTATGAGAAAAAAGGTAGAATAACACATGTTTCGACTGTAACAGGATTGGATTCAAGAGGATATCCTCTGGTAACTTGTCATAATACTGATAGAATGCTTGTGCCATGGGATTTAGGTTGGAGTGATAAATCTATAAGATTCCATATAATAAAAATAAACTATTAA
- a CDS encoding pyridoxamine kinase: protein MQKKVAAINDLSGIGKCSLSVAIPILSALKVQCCPFPTAILSSQTGYPEFTFLDCTDEMVKYSTVWKNLKVNFDSIYSGFLGSKHQIEIVANFINDYPNAFIVVDPVMGDNGIMYPIFTEEMRHEIKELVRHSDLTTPNLTEACFLSGNDYTKKDYSRDELISIAKSVSSLGPSKVVITGILEEDNILNLAYDKDTDHVFFTSVKYNNCSYSGTGDIFTSILCGMLVNNHDLGVAVKTATNFIYKTINYTSQFDTDRNDGVMFENFLSDLINL from the coding sequence ATGCAAAAAAAAGTCGCAGCAATTAATGACTTATCTGGAATAGGAAAATGTTCATTATCAGTTGCTATACCTATACTTTCAGCATTAAAGGTTCAATGTTGTCCATTTCCAACAGCTATACTTTCAAGTCAAACTGGTTATCCTGAGTTTACATTTTTAGATTGTACTGATGAGATGGTTAAATATTCAACTGTTTGGAAAAATTTAAAAGTCAACTTTGACAGTATATATAGTGGTTTTTTAGGTTCAAAACATCAAATTGAAATAGTGGCCAACTTTATAAATGATTATCCAAATGCTTTTATTGTAGTTGACCCTGTAATGGGTGATAATGGAATTATGTATCCAATCTTTACAGAAGAAATGAGGCATGAAATTAAAGAATTAGTTAGACATTCAGATTTAACTACTCCTAATTTAACAGAAGCTTGTTTCTTGAGCGGAAATGACTATACAAAAAAGGATTATAGTAGAGATGAGCTTATAAGTATTGCAAAGTCTGTATCTTCTTTAGGACCTAGTAAAGTTGTAATTACAGGTATATTAGAAGAGGATAATATATTAAACTTAGCTTATGATAAAGATACTGACCATGTATTCTTTACTTCAGTTAAATACAATAATTGTTCTTATAGTGGAACAGGGGACATATTTACATCTATACTTTGTGGTATGCTGGTGAATAACCATGACTTAGGAGTAGCTGTTAAAACAGCAACCAACTTTATATATAAAACTATAAATTATACATCTCAATTTGACACTGATAGAAATGATGGAGTGATGTTCGAAAACTTTTTATCAGATTTAATTAATCTATAA
- a CDS encoding sensor histidine kinase, whose protein sequence is MFRKKKSNNKKVVKLRTIFVRYLSIFFVTTITLGVLLVVLFSVLLSLGVVLPSNYAEKQIYKYKDEIISSEKVTKDIIPDFCDYGIYTLDGKLTSGTFNNEEAKKTWNLMKGIEVKSGHSSDNYIKLFRKNEVCIIRYDIVSEFNSPALRKYLPKPEVLGIIIFAIAFFIEMVILSKSFGKKINAKMDLLKNATEKIQQQDLDFTIKSSDIYEIDNVLFSIEKMKIALKESLEKQWRLEETRKEQISALAHDIKTPLTIIHGNTDLLIEINENPELSEYMEYIANGVTQIEKYINTLIYISKADKGYTINKESINLDKFMEDVLVQIEALASTKSLDVKFYKQDDLPDNITIDRELLFRAIMNIISNAIDYSTNQSKLYFDVLVNQRYLKFVITDCGRGFSKEDLSRATEQFYTGDLSRNSKSHYGMGLYIANTIIQKHSGNLHVENSIQTSGAMITIEIPII, encoded by the coding sequence ATGTTTCGGAAAAAAAAGTCTAATAATAAAAAAGTTGTAAAATTAAGAACCATTTTTGTAAGATATCTATCCATATTCTTTGTTACAACAATTACTTTGGGAGTTCTTTTAGTAGTTTTGTTTTCTGTATTATTATCATTAGGAGTAGTATTGCCATCTAATTATGCAGAAAAGCAAATCTACAAATATAAAGATGAAATTATTTCAAGCGAAAAAGTAACTAAAGATATAATACCAGATTTTTGTGACTATGGAATCTATACTTTAGATGGTAAATTGACTTCAGGAACTTTTAATAATGAAGAAGCAAAAAAGACTTGGAATTTAATGAAAGGTATTGAAGTAAAAAGCGGACATTCATCAGACAATTATATAAAACTTTTTAGAAAAAATGAAGTATGTATAATAAGATATGATATAGTATCAGAATTCAATTCTCCAGCGTTAAGAAAGTATTTGCCAAAGCCAGAAGTATTAGGGATAATTATTTTTGCTATAGCATTTTTTATTGAAATGGTTATACTATCAAAATCTTTTGGCAAAAAAATTAATGCAAAAATGGACCTTTTGAAAAATGCTACAGAAAAAATACAACAGCAAGATTTAGATTTTACAATAAAATCTAGTGATATTTATGAAATTGACAATGTTCTCTTTTCCATAGAAAAAATGAAGATAGCATTAAAAGAATCTTTAGAAAAGCAGTGGAGACTGGAAGAAACTCGAAAAGAACAGATATCTGCATTAGCACATGATATAAAAACTCCATTGACCATCATACATGGAAATACTGATTTATTAATTGAAATAAATGAGAATCCTGAGCTATCAGAATATATGGAATATATAGCAAATGGTGTTACTCAGATAGAAAAATATATTAATACTCTAATATACATATCTAAAGCAGATAAAGGTTATACAATTAATAAAGAAAGTATTAATCTTGATAAATTTATGGAAGATGTTTTAGTGCAAATAGAAGCACTAGCCAGTACAAAAAGTTTAGATGTGAAATTTTATAAGCAAGATGATTTACCTGATAATATAACAATAGATAGAGAATTATTATTTAGAGCTATCATGAATATAATTTCAAATGCTATTGATTATTCAACAAATCAAAGTAAGTTATATTTTGATGTATTAGTAAATCAAAGATACTTAAAATTTGTAATTACAGATTGCGGAAGAGGTTTTTCTAAGGAAGATTTATCAAGGGCTACAGAACAATTTTATACAGGTGATTTGAGTAGGAACTCTAAATCTCATTATGGGATGGGTCTATACATTGCAAATACTATTATACAAAAACATAGTGGAAATTTACATGTTGAAAATTCCATACAAACTAGTGGTGCAATGATAACAATTGAAATACCAATAATTTAA
- a CDS encoding lantibiotic immunity ABC transporter MutG family permease subunit codes for MAQLIRIFNSDLIKLKRTYIVLIHLCIVLVGIGLFLEYYNISGYDSISKIVAYLQVIAIAFPLLSSIMCSMCVEQEYYSGNYKHILTASNPKYLTLISKYIILICLGFGATLVSVIGFEFGIDTIFNDNHFTLSFYMISILILAGSNLFEYILHLFLSLRFGKGASIGIGIVETLLSALLLTGLGDGIWQYIPCAWGVRFVSVWASFSSSKESLSIKSIEKIQSIGLICSFVTILAFVILCIWFSKWEGKKSEE; via the coding sequence ATGGCACAACTAATAAGAATATTTAATTCTGACTTGATAAAACTAAAAAGAACTTACATAGTATTAATACACCTTTGTATTGTATTAGTAGGAATAGGTTTATTTTTAGAATATTACAATATTTCAGGTTATGATAGTATATCAAAGATAGTAGCATATTTACAAGTTATAGCTATAGCGTTTCCTTTATTATCAAGTATTATGTGTTCAATGTGCGTTGAACAAGAATATTACTCAGGAAATTATAAGCATATATTAACAGCATCCAATCCAAAATACCTTACACTTATAAGTAAATATATAATTTTAATATGCCTTGGTTTTGGAGCAACATTAGTTTCTGTGATAGGTTTTGAATTTGGTATAGATACTATTTTTAATGATAATCATTTTACACTAAGTTTTTATATGATTTCAATTTTAATTTTAGCAGGAAGCAATCTATTTGAATATATATTACATTTATTCTTAAGCTTGAGATTTGGAAAAGGAGCATCAATTGGGATAGGTATAGTGGAAACTTTACTTTCAGCACTATTACTAACTGGACTAGGAGATGGCATATGGCAATATATTCCTTGTGCATGGGGTGTTAGATTTGTAAGTGTTTGGGCATCTTTTTCAAGTTCTAAAGAATCTCTATCTATTAAATCAATTGAGAAAATTCAGTCTATAGGTTTAATTTGTAGCTTTGTAACTATTCTAGCATTTGTAATTTTATGTATTTGGTTTTCTAAATGGGAAGGTAAGAAATCTGAAGAATAA
- a CDS encoding lantibiotic immunity ABC transporter MutE/EpiE family permease subunit, whose protein sequence is MERFVRSEFLKMKGTFGMRLSWIAPIFSILICFGLGGGQNGAYNWWYTMFLPGAITLICSLVVQKDEKKKYRGVLSLPVDKKNIWAGKILYCTIVLCISSIIFMIGIVFIGVVYKNTILINQNIIGTIVLILLFMWQIPFCMFLASKFGLFITVLINMFFTVFGVAVFSTTSSWYLFPYSIPSRLMAAVLNILPNGLPVPEGNELLSTNVILPGILISIALFILLTLATSVWFKNREVK, encoded by the coding sequence ATGGAAAGATTTGTTAGATCAGAATTCCTAAAGATGAAAGGAACTTTTGGAATGAGATTATCTTGGATAGCTCCAATATTTTCTATACTTATCTGTTTTGGACTAGGAGGAGGACAAAATGGTGCTTACAATTGGTGGTATACTATGTTTCTTCCAGGAGCGATAACTTTGATTTGTTCTCTAGTAGTACAAAAAGATGAAAAAAAGAAGTACCGAGGTGTCTTGTCATTGCCAGTTGACAAAAAAAATATCTGGGCTGGAAAAATACTTTATTGTACTATTGTACTTTGTATATCTTCAATTATTTTTATGATAGGAATAGTTTTTATTGGAGTAGTTTATAAGAACACTATTTTAATAAATCAAAATATTATTGGAACTATAGTACTTATCTTGCTATTTATGTGGCAAATTCCATTTTGTATGTTTTTAGCTTCAAAATTTGGTTTGTTTATTACAGTTTTGATAAATATGTTTTTCACTGTATTTGGAGTAGCGGTGTTTTCAACTACAAGTTCATGGTACTTATTTCCATACTCAATTCCATCAAGATTAATGGCTGCAGTATTGAATATTTTACCAAATGGGCTTCCTGTACCAGAAGGGAATGAACTTTTAAGTACGAATGTTATTTTACCAGGAATATTAATATCTATTGCTTTATTTATATTACTTACTTTGGCTACAAGTGTTTGGTTTAAAAATAGAGAGGTGAAATAA